A single region of the Polyangiaceae bacterium genome encodes:
- a CDS encoding response regulator gives MAGRRVLVVEDNATLRDRIARALAGAGYDAQSAETVAEARNRIDTFRPEALLLDVALPDGEAANVVNAAREAGLSPVTIAMSGQATPLQSFELARLGAHGYLDKPIDLERLKSALEAAFATPPDLEPHVRRTVGLKPIHEVERELRSTMVQEALSRTGGNRQRAASLLKISRQLLQHIVKKLG, from the coding sequence ATGGCTGGCCGACGCGTTCTCGTCGTCGAAGACAATGCGACGCTGCGTGACAGGATCGCACGCGCCCTCGCCGGCGCTGGCTACGACGCGCAGAGCGCGGAGACCGTCGCCGAAGCGCGGAACCGCATCGACACGTTCCGACCCGAGGCGTTGTTGCTCGACGTTGCCCTGCCGGATGGCGAGGCCGCGAACGTGGTGAACGCCGCCAGGGAAGCCGGCCTCTCTCCCGTGACCATTGCCATGAGCGGGCAGGCAACACCGCTGCAGTCCTTCGAGCTCGCCCGCTTGGGAGCCCACGGCTACCTCGACAAGCCCATCGATCTCGAGCGCCTGAAGTCTGCGCTGGAAGCGGCCTTCGCCACACCACCGGATCTCGAGCCCCACGTGCGCCGCACCGTGGGCCTCAAGCCCATCCACGAGGTAGAGCGCGAGCTCCGAAGCACCATGGTTCAGGAAGCGCTGTCCCGCACCGGCGGCAACCGGCAGCGCGCGGCCTCGCTGCTCAAGATCTCGCGTCAGCTCCTGCAGCACATCGTGAAGAAGCTCGGCTGA